The Butyrivibrio sp. AE3004 genome contains a region encoding:
- a CDS encoding ECF transporter S component → MGKTSMVGRKTNEKSVGLSRETRYMVETALMIAVTLIMGNTILGTIPTPFLKISIVTVPVALSTMLIGPAAGIICGIVFGINSFVSALTGASGLLSTLFTISPVGVFFTAVIARLLDAAFVGGIYKLIHRGKLKTASYYITGALMPLFNTVFFMTSLCLFFYNTDYVQSLVSNYNATNPFAFVIAMVGVQAVVEAVIGCILGGTVGVVLAKVLRRA, encoded by the coding sequence ATGGGAAAAACATCTATGGTTGGCCGCAAGACTAATGAGAAGTCAGTTGGACTTAGCCGCGAAACACGTTATATGGTAGAAACTGCTCTTATGATAGCAGTTACACTTATCATGGGAAATACTATTCTTGGTACAATCCCTACACCATTTTTGAAAATCTCTATTGTCACTGTTCCCGTTGCACTTTCTACAATGCTTATAGGCCCTGCTGCAGGTATAATCTGTGGTATTGTATTTGGGATTAACAGCTTTGTTTCAGCTCTTACAGGTGCAAGTGGATTACTTTCAACTCTATTTACAATCAGCCCTGTCGGCGTTTTTTTCACAGCAGTAATTGCAAGATTACTTGATGCTGCCTTTGTTGGTGGTATCTATAAACTCATTCACAGAGGAAAGCTTAAAACAGCATCATATTATATAACGGGTGCGCTTATGCCACTTTTTAACACAGTATTTTTTATGACATCACTCTGCCTGTTTTTTTACAATACAGACTATGTTCAGAGCCTTGTCAGCAATTATAATGCAACAAATCCGTTTGCGTTTGTCATAGCAATGGTTGGTGTTCAGGCAGTAGTCGAAGCAGTAATCGGCTGCATACTTGGCGGTACAGTAGGCGTTGTGCTTGCAAAAGTTCTTCGCAGGGCATAA
- a CDS encoding SDR family oxidoreductase, with protein MKKRALFIGGTGTISASIVKRLVNELDWEVFVLNRGNRTDVLPKSVKQIIADINNEEEVFEKLGDITFDCVCEFIGFCVSQVERDVRLFKGRTKQYIFTSSASAYNKPAANYVITEGTSLANPYWEYSRNKIACEEYLMEKYRTEGFPVTIVRPSHTYDERNVPVGVHGKNGSYQVLKRMMEGKPVIIHGDGSSLWHLTFNRDFAIGYTGLMGNRHAYGEAFQITGDEVLTWDQIYQTAADALGVELKAYHVSSEFLGAVGEKYDYDFIGSLMGDKAVSVVFDNSKLKRLVPEMTTTVRFDQGVRIAVDYILSHSECQKEDPEFDIFCDKVISSLENAKANI; from the coding sequence ATGAAGAAACGGGCATTATTTATAGGTGGAACAGGAACTATAAGTGCTTCAATAGTAAAAAGACTTGTTAATGAGCTTGATTGGGAGGTTTTTGTTCTCAATCGCGGTAATCGGACTGATGTACTTCCGAAGAGTGTAAAACAGATTATTGCGGATATAAATAATGAAGAAGAGGTTTTTGAAAAACTTGGAGATATCACTTTTGACTGCGTGTGCGAGTTTATTGGCTTTTGTGTATCGCAGGTTGAGCGCGATGTACGTCTTTTTAAGGGTAGAACGAAGCAGTATATTTTTACAAGCTCAGCATCTGCATATAATAAACCCGCAGCCAATTATGTTATAACAGAAGGTACATCACTGGCAAATCCCTATTGGGAGTATTCCAGAAATAAGATAGCATGTGAAGAATATCTTATGGAAAAATACCGTACAGAAGGTTTTCCGGTAACAATAGTGCGCCCCAGTCATACTTATGATGAGAGAAATGTTCCGGTAGGTGTGCATGGTAAAAATGGTTCCTACCAGGTTCTTAAGCGAATGATGGAAGGAAAACCGGTTATTATTCATGGTGATGGTTCTTCACTTTGGCATCTTACGTTTAATAGGGATTTTGCCATAGGATATACCGGACTCATGGGAAACAGACATGCCTACGGAGAGGCATTCCAGATTACCGGTGATGAGGTCCTTACCTGGGACCAGATATATCAGACAGCTGCGGATGCACTTGGGGTAGAACTTAAGGCATATCATGTCTCTTCAGAATTTTTAGGTGCTGTAGGGGAAAAATATGATTATGACTTTATTGGAAGCCTAATGGGAGATAAAGCAGTTTCTGTTGTTTTTGATAATAGCAAATTAAAGAGACTGGTTCCTGAGATGACTACGACAGTAAGATTTGATCAAGGCGTGCGTATTGCTGTTGATTATATTCTTTCTCATTCTGAATGTCAGAAAGAAGATCCGGAATTTGACATTTTTTGCGATAAAGTGATTTCTTCACTGGAGAATGCAAAGGCCAATATTTGA
- a CDS encoding carboxylesterase/lipase family protein gives MGILFIVIAAIYIVLLELSKNQLIGWAVGIALFVGAYLVRHILKKQEKWSGIKTFIMFVILLAGLAINYKLTEPPYRQIPAVSHRNPEVTSIVHVEQGDITGVYDKEHTVEIYAGIPYAKAPVGDLRWREPSEPDKWDGIRNCDTYAPKAMQPTSSVLYSSLSDILGTHDYSFSWNDQFKEAMSEDCLYLNIYRPADYNGEPLPVVFFIHGGSLTTGSSFYTKYRGESFARKGVIFVNFGYRLGIFGYMANDELAAESPNNTTGDYGLLDQIAALKWVHNNIEVFGGDPGNITIAGESAGSSSVNAICVSPLSEGLFVRAIAESSSINAVKPYHTFREMEEALDVGKEIMNEFSAKSVEDLRKIDAEKLIKTNSANDSMCIDGYAIKEQPFLTYEKGENHEQALLNGSNLKEADAFIMSRKVNSDNYEEELEEVLGPYAEEAVNLIAPGSIIRDQTFIVDAGGDAKGSMAFVYSDAWFSYSHNVWSRYIEAQDKPVYQYFFTKTNNHLSNHHAGEMIYAYGNLDYFPGLYDEKDYALSELMQKYWTNFAKYGDPNGIEVDLPEWPMWNSNEDKLLELNEEIKLIDNPYHELNKLIDKYQEDFR, from the coding sequence ATGGGAATACTTTTTATAGTGATAGCAGCAATTTATATTGTTCTGCTTGAGCTTTCAAAAAATCAGCTTATAGGCTGGGCTGTTGGGATTGCTTTATTCGTTGGAGCTTATTTGGTAAGGCATATTTTAAAAAAACAGGAGAAATGGAGTGGAATTAAAACATTTATAATGTTTGTTATTCTGCTTGCAGGACTTGCTATAAATTATAAACTCACTGAACCACCTTACAGACAGATACCTGCAGTTTCCCATAGAAATCCTGAAGTGACTTCAATTGTTCATGTAGAGCAAGGGGATATCACCGGTGTTTATGATAAAGAACATACAGTTGAGATATATGCGGGAATACCATATGCAAAAGCCCCTGTAGGTGATTTGAGATGGAGAGAACCATCCGAACCGGATAAATGGGATGGAATCAGAAATTGTGATACTTATGCTCCCAAAGCTATGCAACCGACATCTTCCGTTTTGTATTCTTCACTGTCAGATATTCTTGGTACGCATGATTACAGTTTTTCATGGAATGACCAATTTAAAGAAGCTATGAGCGAGGATTGTTTGTATCTGAATATATATCGTCCTGCAGATTACAATGGAGAACCACTGCCGGTAGTTTTTTTTATCCATGGTGGATCACTGACAACCGGTAGTTCATTTTATACAAAATATCGTGGAGAAAGCTTTGCGAGAAAAGGTGTCATATTTGTAAATTTCGGTTATCGTTTGGGGATTTTTGGCTACATGGCAAATGATGAGCTTGCGGCTGAATCACCGAATAATACAACGGGAGATTATGGACTTCTTGATCAGATAGCAGCTCTTAAATGGGTTCATAACAATATTGAAGTTTTTGGCGGAGATCCCGGAAATATAACGATTGCAGGTGAATCAGCAGGTTCTTCATCTGTTAATGCAATTTGTGTGTCACCTCTTTCAGAGGGACTTTTTGTGAGAGCAATAGCTGAAAGTAGCAGTATAAATGCCGTTAAACCATATCATACCTTCAGAGAAATGGAGGAGGCCCTTGATGTGGGTAAAGAGATCATGAATGAGTTCTCTGCAAAATCAGTAGAAGATTTGCGTAAAATCGATGCAGAGAAGCTCATAAAGACCAATTCAGCAAATGACAGTATGTGCATAGATGGCTACGCAATCAAGGAACAGCCTTTTTTGACATATGAAAAAGGTGAAAATCATGAGCAGGCGCTGCTAAATGGTTCTAATTTAAAAGAAGCTGATGCATTTATCATGAGCAGAAAGGTTAATAGCGACAATTATGAAGAAGAACTTGAAGAGGTTCTTGGACCATATGCTGAAGAAGCAGTTAATCTTATAGCGCCCGGAAGTATTATAAGAGATCAGACATTTATTGTTGACGCTGGTGGAGATGCAAAGGGCAGTATGGCTTTTGTATACAGCGATGCGTGGTTTTCTTACAGTCATAATGTCTGGAGCAGATACATAGAGGCTCAGGACAAACCTGTTTATCAGTATTTCTTTACCAAAACAAATAACCATCTAAGCAATCATCATGCAGGTGAAATGATCTATGCATACGGTAATTTGGATTATTTTCCCGGCCTCTATGATGAAAAAGATTATGCACTTTCAGAGTTAATGCAGAAATATTGGACTAATTTTGCAAAGTATGGTGATCCGAATGGCATAGAAGTTGACCTTCCGGAGTGGCCGATGTGGAATTCCAATGAGGATAAGCTTCTTGAACTTAACGAAGAAATAAAGCTTATTGATAATCCATATCATGAACTTAATAAACTGATTGATAAATATCAGGAGGATTTTAGGTAA
- a CDS encoding helix-turn-helix transcriptional regulator — MKPVFEPFEDDIEIYKKNIEHTPPHLHGFIELIYISEGSMEIGVGQELYHMEKGDLSVIFPGQIQHVQVFDADKGTAMHLIASPAYAGSFADTLMTKVPVYPVIESNNLHKDIKYALDALYEEISDSKEKSVGGDVSNKILYQSFISLILIRTLPFLKLVERNEKENVDLIYRTVSYIARNFTGPISLSSMAKDLYVSPFAISRVFSGTFHTNFNKYLNETRLNYALSLLRYSNQTITEVYENAGFESQRTFNRVFVEKIHMSPREYRKSIKLEMEKNSDEQFASIHGNI; from the coding sequence ATGAAGCCGGTATTTGAGCCTTTTGAAGATGATATTGAAATATATAAGAAAAACATTGAACACACTCCACCACATCTTCACGGATTTATTGAGTTAATTTACATATCTGAAGGATCCATGGAAATAGGTGTTGGACAAGAGTTATATCATATGGAAAAAGGAGATCTGTCAGTAATATTCCCTGGGCAGATACAGCATGTTCAGGTTTTTGATGCTGACAAGGGAACAGCCATGCACCTTATTGCATCGCCCGCTTACGCAGGCTCCTTTGCTGATACACTAATGACAAAAGTTCCTGTTTATCCTGTGATTGAAAGTAATAATCTTCATAAAGATATTAAATATGCATTGGATGCATTATATGAAGAGATTTCCGATAGCAAAGAAAAATCGGTAGGGGGTGACGTATCAAACAAGATATTATATCAATCATTTATAAGTCTGATTCTGATAAGAACTCTTCCATTTCTTAAACTTGTTGAACGAAATGAAAAAGAAAATGTTGACCTTATATATAGAACAGTGTCATATATAGCCAGAAATTTTACAGGACCTATTTCCCTTTCAAGTATGGCAAAAGACCTGTATGTCAGTCCGTTTGCTATATCGAGAGTTTTTTCCGGTACTTTTCATACTAATTTCAATAAGTATCTTAACGAGACAAGATTAAATTATGCATTAAGTCTTCTGAGATATTCAAATCAAACCATAACTGAGGTATATGAAAATGCAGGATTTGAGAGCCAGAGAACTTTTAACAGGGTTTTTGTTGAAAAAATCCATATGTCTCCGAGAGAATACAGAAAATCAATAAAGCTTGAAATGGAGAAAAACAGTGATGAGCAGTTTGCATCAATCCATGGAAATATATAG
- a CDS encoding cation transporter, which translates to MDKKGYTEERKLALLFVLWRMPDFITSFLAALASGYMIIWMEFVESASIIIPGIVLLILSGKLEKNLKYQFNYGTGKIEAIAALCCETFDIAGLFCIVIFSVRELIRQGNGEHFILAALAFKVIGLIIDSFLLTKQKNLVESVHSRMFHSAYVGAKKEFVFDVVASLALIFSYVFRESSWIKYFSPILCLVFVVPIFVECFHHLKDAIYELIDMTLDEETQLKLLKVLSMYYEDYEQLIAVRSRQNGRFMNVDLELLFDEDKSYKEIRASANNIANGIEREIGNCKVNIIINK; encoded by the coding sequence ATGGATAAAAAAGGATATACAGAGGAGCGAAAACTGGCTTTATTGTTTGTGCTATGGCGTATGCCGGACTTTATTACTTCATTTCTTGCTGCACTTGCAAGTGGTTATATGATAATCTGGATGGAATTTGTGGAAAGCGCCAGCATTATTATTCCCGGTATAGTTCTGCTCATCCTTTCCGGTAAGCTGGAAAAAAACCTGAAATACCAATTTAACTATGGTACCGGGAAAATTGAGGCAATAGCTGCTTTGTGCTGTGAAACCTTCGATATTGCAGGACTTTTTTGTATTGTGATTTTTTCTGTAAGAGAACTGATCAGGCAGGGAAATGGGGAACATTTCATTCTTGCAGCTCTGGCATTCAAAGTGATTGGCCTTATTATTGACAGCTTCTTGCTTACAAAGCAGAAGAATTTGGTAGAAAGTGTCCATAGCAGAATGTTTCATTCAGCCTATGTTGGTGCAAAAAAGGAGTTTGTTTTTGATGTAGTTGCATCGCTGGCACTGATTTTTAGCTATGTTTTCAGAGAAAGTAGTTGGATAAAATATTTTTCCCCAATACTATGTCTGGTTTTTGTAGTGCCCATCTTTGTGGAATGCTTTCATCATCTTAAGGATGCTATTTATGAACTGATTGACATGACTCTGGATGAAGAAACACAGCTTAAACTATTGAAAGTACTTTCAATGTATTATGAAGATTATGAACAGCTTATTGCAGTCAGAAGCAGACAAAATGGCAGGTTTATGAATGTTGATCTGGAATTGTTGTTTGATGAAGATAAGAGTTATAAGGAAATAAGAGCATCGGCTAACAATATAGCGAATGGAATAGAACGTGAAATTGGAAATTGCAAAGTAAATATTATAATAAATAAATGA
- a CDS encoding alpha-amylase family protein codes for MAKKKESIFDKRLSNYYDELKWLYGELYHGDEQAFGYFVSMLRHFYDTRDDSLKEWDKKKEENPGWFTGCNMLGMLMYTGCFGGTLQGVRSHLDYVQSVGVNYIHLMPLLESPKDRSDGGYAVADFRKVQPELGTMDDLYELAQDLHSRDMSLCLDFVMNHTSEDHEWARRARRGEKEFQDRYFFYDDWNEPNDYEETVPQVFPQTAPGNFIWCNEAGKVVMTTFYPYQWDLNYRNPTVFNDMTANMLFLCNQGVDIIRLDAVPYIWKTLGTSCRNLPQVHTLVRIMRIAAQIVCPGTLLLGEVVMEPSKVVPYFGTVEKPECHMLYNVTTMASTWHTVATKDVRLLKHQLGILFSLPKQYIFLNYLRCHDDIGWGLDYEFLRRFSVEQVSHKRFLNDTLRGALPGSSHRGELYNDDPKLGDARLCGTTASLCGIEAAEYEMDERKLSWAIKLDIMLHAFLFTQSGIPVLYSGDEIGQLNDYTYHENPIKWSDSRYLHRGNFDWDSAKQRRKKGTRQKQIFDGIRKLASIRAKHRVFDSAADTWIVETWNDHVLGIGRYYNGEKLIALFNFGDYEEMAWINEEGNYKNLITGKKCEAKDILVPAHDFIWLCY; via the coding sequence ATGGCTAAGAAAAAGGAATCAATATTTGATAAAAGACTTTCAAATTACTATGACGAGCTTAAATGGTTGTATGGAGAGTTGTATCATGGTGATGAACAGGCCTTTGGATATTTTGTATCAATGCTAAGGCACTTTTATGATACAAGAGATGACAGTCTGAAAGAATGGGATAAGAAAAAGGAAGAGAATCCGGGATGGTTTACAGGCTGTAATATGCTCGGAATGCTCATGTATACAGGCTGTTTCGGAGGAACTCTTCAGGGTGTAAGGAGCCATCTGGATTATGTGCAATCCGTAGGCGTAAATTACATTCACCTTATGCCGCTTCTGGAGAGTCCGAAGGATAGGAGTGACGGTGGCTATGCCGTAGCGGATTTCAGAAAGGTTCAACCGGAATTAGGTACAATGGATGACCTCTATGAACTGGCACAGGATCTTCATAGCAGGGATATGAGTCTTTGCCTTGACTTTGTCATGAATCATACAAGTGAAGATCACGAGTGGGCCAGACGTGCCAGAAGAGGAGAGAAGGAATTTCAGGATAGATATTTCTTCTATGATGATTGGAATGAACCAAATGATTATGAGGAGACAGTGCCTCAGGTATTTCCACAGACCGCACCGGGAAATTTCATTTGGTGCAACGAAGCGGGAAAAGTAGTTATGACTACTTTTTATCCATATCAGTGGGATTTGAATTACAGAAATCCAACAGTTTTCAATGATATGACTGCAAATATGCTGTTTTTGTGTAATCAGGGCGTTGACATCATTCGTCTTGATGCAGTTCCCTATATTTGGAAAACTCTTGGTACGAGTTGCAGAAATCTGCCACAAGTTCATACACTTGTCAGAATAATGAGAATTGCAGCTCAAATAGTATGTCCGGGAACTCTCTTATTAGGCGAGGTAGTTATGGAACCCTCCAAGGTGGTTCCGTATTTTGGGACTGTCGAAAAACCGGAATGTCACATGCTTTATAACGTTACAACTATGGCGAGTACATGGCATACTGTTGCTACGAAGGATGTAAGACTTTTAAAACATCAATTGGGAATACTTTTCTCTCTTCCCAAGCAATATATATTCCTTAATTACCTCAGATGTCATGATGATATAGGCTGGGGACTTGATTATGAATTTTTAAGAAGATTTAGTGTGGAACAGGTATCTCACAAGCGTTTTCTGAATGATACGTTGAGAGGTGCTCTGCCGGGATCGTCCCACAGAGGAGAACTGTACAATGATGATCCAAAGCTTGGAGATGCGAGACTTTGCGGGACTACAGCATCACTCTGCGGAATCGAGGCTGCGGAGTATGAGATGGATGAGAGGAAGCTTTCCTGGGCAATTAAGCTGGATATTATGCTGCATGCCTTTTTATTCACGCAAAGTGGTATCCCGGTTCTTTACAGTGGTGATGAAATCGGTCAGCTAAATGACTATACATACCATGAGAATCCTATCAAATGGTCAGATAGCAGATACTTACACAGAGGCAATTTCGATTGGGATAGCGCAAAGCAACGCAGAAAAAAGGGAACAAGGCAGAAACAGATATTTGATGGCATCAGGAAACTGGCTTCTATCAGGGCTAAACATCGTGTATTTGACAGTGCGGCAGATACCTGGATTGTAGAAACCTGGAATGACCATGTACTTGGAATTGGCAGATATTACAATGGAGAAAAACTTATTGCGCTGTTTAACTTTGGCGACTATGAAGAAATGGCATGGATTAATGAAGAGGGGAATTATAAAAACCTAATTACAGGAAAAAAATGCGAGGCTAAGGATATTTTGGTTCCTGCTCATGATTTTATCTGGCTTTGCTATTGA
- a CDS encoding sodium/proline symporter produces MTTSQIGIIISILVYLAMMLLVGFVSSKDTNDVSDFYLGGRKLGPFVTAMSAEASDMSSYLLMGLPGLAYFSGIADAGWTAIGLIVGTYLNWLLTARRLRNYTERLNAITIPDYFKKRFRDNSNVILCLGAIFILVFFIPYTASGFSACGKLFSSLFGVNYQLAMIVSAVIIIGYTTTGGFLAASKTDFIQSIVMTVALFFVVGYGIVSAGGMTAVIDNAKSLSGFLALSATHNNATGAGDSYGFFNKITMFCWGLGYFGMPHILLRFMAARKASDLKLSRRIASIWVVFSLCIAVFLGVVGRAMTEASALESLLDPENIGSSSKAETLIVVLAQQISEHNFIFALIAGVVIAGILASTMSTADSQLIAASSAVSENIIQETFGINLNERAAMLTARITLIVVAIFGVVIAWNPNSSVFGIVSFAWAGFGAVFGPAMIMSLYWNRTNKYGIMAGMISGGLMVFIWKYLVRPIGGVWNLYELAPAFLVAIIVIVIVSLLTKAPDQEIIDEFEHVSKMS; encoded by the coding sequence ATGACAACTTCGCAGATAGGTATTATTATTTCAATTCTTGTTTATCTGGCAATGATGTTGCTGGTGGGATTTGTAAGTTCCAAAGACACCAATGATGTCAGTGATTTTTACCTTGGAGGTAGAAAACTTGGTCCATTTGTGACAGCTATGAGTGCAGAGGCATCGGATATGAGCTCATATTTGCTCATGGGATTGCCGGGACTTGCATATTTTTCAGGTATTGCAGATGCAGGCTGGACCGCTATAGGTTTGATTGTGGGAACATACCTGAACTGGTTATTAACTGCCAGAAGATTAAGAAATTACACGGAGAGACTTAATGCTATCACCATTCCGGATTATTTCAAAAAAAGATTCCGTGATAACAGCAATGTTATTCTTTGCCTCGGAGCAATATTTATTCTAGTATTCTTTATACCTTATACGGCATCGGGATTTTCTGCCTGTGGAAAACTGTTTTCATCACTTTTTGGTGTTAACTACCAGCTTGCGATGATTGTTTCCGCGGTTATTATAATCGGATACACAACAACCGGAGGATTTCTGGCGGCTTCAAAAACGGACTTTATCCAGTCTATAGTAATGACAGTTGCACTCTTTTTTGTAGTAGGCTACGGAATCGTATCAGCTGGAGGAATGACAGCTGTGATTGACAATGCTAAAAGTCTTTCGGGATTTCTTGCACTTAGTGCGACTCACAATAATGCGACAGGAGCAGGAGATTCTTACGGATTTTTCAATAAGATAACAATGTTTTGCTGGGGACTCGGATATTTCGGAATGCCACATATTCTGTTAAGATTTATGGCTGCGCGAAAAGCTTCAGACCTTAAACTTTCTAGAAGAATTGCATCTATATGGGTTGTTTTCTCCCTCTGCATAGCTGTTTTTCTTGGAGTAGTCGGAAGAGCAATGACAGAAGCGTCTGCGCTGGAATCTTTACTTGATCCTGAAAATATCGGTAGTTCATCCAAGGCAGAGACACTTATTGTAGTATTGGCACAGCAGATTAGTGAGCACAATTTCATTTTTGCACTTATTGCAGGTGTTGTAATAGCCGGTATTCTGGCATCAACAATGTCAACCGCAGATTCTCAGTTGATTGCAGCTTCATCAGCGGTTTCTGAGAATATAATCCAGGAAACCTTTGGTATTAACCTTAATGAGAGAGCTGCAATGCTCACAGCCCGAATTACACTTATAGTAGTTGCGATATTTGGTGTTGTGATTGCATGGAATCCAAACAGCTCGGTTTTCGGAATCGTATCCTTTGCATGGGCAGGATTTGGTGCAGTATTCGGACCGGCAATGATAATGTCTCTTTACTGGAATCGCACAAATAAGTATGGAATAATGGCTGGAATGATTTCAGGCGGATTGATGGTATTTATATGGAAATACCTGGTACGACCGATAGGTGGTGTATGGAATCTATATGAACTTGCACCTGCATTTCTTGTAGCAATAATAGTTATTGTTATTGTAAGCCTTTTAACTAAAGCTCCGGATCAGGAAATAATTGATGAGTTTGAACATGTTTCAAAAATGTCATAA
- a CDS encoding IS3 family transposase (programmed frameshift) yields MSKYSFEFKKKVVDAYLHGEGGYTYLAEKYGVKNRRQVLNWVHYYKELGDAGLRRSRKTDQYTFEFKLSVVESYLSSELSYQELALSLGINNNALIGRWVNEFRIAGPDALRPRKRGCKTTLGKQSRSHTPAEDPVNMDTSVEHVKELEDELLRLRLENAFFKRTEEIAFRGRSKNERTARVINSLRRQFKLKDLLSYTGMPKATFMYWQKRFDRENPDKKLEEMILTIREDNKDYGYRRMLGALRNQGYMVNKKKVQRIMQKLGLQVTSFTRKSRKYSSYKGRVGTVAPNRIRRRFKTHIPHQKITTDTTEFKYYEIDPKGHMTMHKLYLDPFMDMCNGEILSFGIDKHPSAKNVMDALEQAIEITSDCPYRRTFHSDQGWAYQMKAYTNRLKEARIFQSMSRKGCCLDNSVMENFFGLLKQKIYYGVVYYSYEELKSEIERYIKYYNEQRIKERLGWMSPVQYRLTLLAA; encoded by the exons ATGTCTAAATACAGTTTTGAGTTTAAGAAAAAAGTTGTAGATGCATATTTGCATGGCGAAGGTGGTTATACCTATCTGGCTGAAAAGTATGGGGTTAAGAACAGGCGCCAAGTGTTAAACTGGGTGCATTACTATAAGGAATTAGGAGATGCTGGGTTAAGGCGTTCTCGTAAGACTGATCAGTATACTTTTGAGTTTAAGCTAAGTGTGGTAGAGTCATATTTATCAAGTGAATTATCATATCAGGAACTGGCTCTATCACTCGGAATCAACAACAATGCATTGATTGGCAGATGGGTTAATGAGTTTCGAATAGCGGGGCCTGATGCACTTAGACCACGAAAGCGAGGTTGTAAAACAACTTTGGGCAAACAAAGCAGATCACATACCCCTGCCGAAGATCCGGTAAATATGGATACATCGGTTGAACACGTCAAAGAGTTAGAAGATGAATTATTAAGACTTCGATTAGAAAATGCATTTT TTAAAAGAACTGAGGAGATTGCGTTTAGAGGACGAAGCAAAAATGAGAGAACGGCGCGAGTCATCAACAGCCTCCGAAGACAGTTCAAATTAAAAGACCTTCTCTCGTATACCGGTATGCCTAAAGCAACCTTTATGTATTGGCAAAAGAGATTTGATAGAGAGAATCCAGACAAAAAACTTGAGGAAATGATTCTTACCATTCGTGAAGACAACAAGGATTATGGATATCGCAGAATGCTTGGAGCGCTTCGTAATCAGGGGTATATGGTAAACAAGAAAAAGGTTCAACGTATTATGCAGAAATTGGGCCTTCAGGTTACTTCATTTACCCGTAAGAGCCGAAAGTATAGCTCCTACAAAGGAAGAGTTGGAACTGTAGCGCCCAACAGAATCCGCAGGCGATTTAAAACACATATACCTCACCAAAAAATCACAACAGATACTACTGAGTTTAAGTATTATGAAATTGATCCAAAAGGTCATATGACAATGCATAAACTTTATCTTGATCCCTTTATGGATATGTGTAATGGCGAAATACTTAGTTTTGGGATAGATAAGCATCCATCTGCCAAGAATGTAATGGATGCACTCGAACAGGCGATAGAAATCACATCAGATTGTCCTTATCGCAGAACATTTCACTCAGATCAAGGATGGGCTTATCAGATGAAAGCTTACACAAATCGTCTTAAAGAAGCACGAATCTTTCAGAGTATGTCAAGAAAGGGGTGTTGTCTTGATAACTCAGTAATGGAAAATTTCTTTGGTTTGCTAAAACAAAAAATCTACTATGGAGTAGTTTATTATAGTTATGAAGAACTGAAATCTGAAATAGAACGATATATAAAGTATTACAACGAACAACGAATCAAAGAGAGACTAGGCTGGATGAGTCCAGTTCAGTATAGACTCACCCTCTTGGCTGCATAA